The DNA sequence TCGCGCAGGCGATGTCCGACGCCGGCGAAGACGACGAAAGCATCGGGCAACTGGTCCGCCACCACTTCAAGGACTACGGCGAGGACCGGGGGCTCGGCCTGTTGCTAATCCGCCACTCCGAGGAGCCCGGCATCTATGGTGCGATCGCGCTCGTTCCCAACACGGAGTACTTCACCGACCTCAACGACCACGACTTCCTCGTCGTGGACGACTACCAGTGTCACGTCCGGTCCTACGAAGTCCCCGATGCCCCAGAGTTCCTCGACGTGCTAGACGAGGAGCTCCTCAAACGCGGCTGGATGGAAATCGTCGTAAGTGAGAAGCTCACGTCGTTCGAGGATGCTATCTCCGAGCACGACCAATTCCATTCCAACGGCGTTTCCGTAGAGTGGGAGCTGGCCGAATCCAACCGTTCGACCCTGTACTACTGGAGCCAATAACATGGAATTTTACGAAGTCATGTTCCTCGCAGACGGCTGTACCGACGCGAAAGAAATCGAAGTCCGCGCGACCGGCGCAGCCGAACGGTGCGACGACCACTTCGCCGTGGTTTCGGCCACGATTCACGCCCGACCCAACCAGTTCGACGTGGAACTGA is a window from the Halorussus sp. MSC15.2 genome containing:
- a CDS encoding iron-containing alcohol dehydrogenase; its protein translation is MTTDVIIEDATPEEVDELADDGEWYLSPAMPREVQRVAQAMSDAGEDDESIGQLVRHHFKDYGEDRGLGLLLIRHSEEPGIYGAIALVPNTEYFTDLNDHDFLVVDDYQCHVRSYEVPDAPEFLDVLDEELLKRGWMEIVVSEKLTSFEDAISEHDQFHSNGVSVEWELAESNRSTLYYWSQ